GCTGTCAGTGGGATAAAAACTTGTCCGGGCGACTTATCAAATGCAATTAGCGTCTCATCATGTCCTGTCTCGCTGAGGACGATGCCCACGCCACCGGCCGCAGAAACAGCCAGTTTGTCCGTTGAGCCCGCGATCGTCGTACCCGTAAAGGTGAGCTGAACATTCGCAAGCCCATCGCTTGTCACTGGGCAGTTCTTAAGTGAAATGGTCAACGGTACGGGGTCTGTTTCCTTTCCCACCGTTGCGAAATACGACGTAGGGAAAGTCCCACACGCCACATTATAAGTTGTACCGGTATCGCCTACAATCACACAGCTTGGCGCAATAATTTCCCCGGTAAAGTGGATTGTTCCAGCGTTATCTTCTGGAGCAGCAAAGGCGGTTGATGTTGACAGGGCCAAAAGTAAGAAAACAAAAATATTCCTTTCACGCTATTATTCTCCAGAACGATTAAAACCAGTATATATATTAAATAAAAATATAGCTCAGGGATGTTCTACTTAAACTCGCAGCGCCAGTATACACTGAAGTTCCTAATTCGGAAGCGACTGTTATTTTTTCATGGAGCGAGGCCGTAGTTTTTTGATGTTTGTCATTTTTTATTTATTCTTAATTTGTATG
This Citrobacter enshiensis DNA region includes the following protein-coding sequences:
- a CDS encoding fimbrial protein codes for the protein MIVGDTGTTYNVACGTFPTSYFATVGKETDPVPLTISLKNCPVTSDGLANVQLTFTGTTIAGSTDKLAVSAAGGVGIVLSETGHDETLIAFDKSPGQVFIPLTASASDTLTTHIDARYKSVAATVTAGEANADLTINILYQ